GACATTCCCTGGTGCGTCTGGTGCAGGAATTGCAGCATGTCACCACGAGCAGCCTCGGGAATCACGACTCTGTGACCCCAGTAAATGAGACCTTCATAGACGGTTAGCTCACTCTTTCGTGCGAAGTATAGGTCCAACCACAGATCGGGTGCTTTGTGCTCCTTTGGCCAACCATGAAGCACGTAGGACTTGACATTTCTAAGTACTTGATCTCTCTCGGTCAACTGTCTCATTGCTTGCGACGAAAGAGGCGTGTCATCCagctgctgcagcgagtgcaCGTACTCGCGTAGCTCCTCTGATGTGTCCTCGGTGGTTTCTAGAGGAAGCCGACTGATTTCGTCTGCATTCAGGTTATCCGAGCCAGGTTTGTACTCATCACTGGTTGTACTCTTGTACTGGTATGCTCCCAATACCAAGGACCACCGCTGAATTCTTGCGGCAGCCATGATGGGCGTGGGACGATCTTCGCGAAATAGACCCACCAGCGGCTTGTGATCTGTGATCAAGGTGAATGTTCTTCCCAGTAGGTAATCCCGAAGCTTCGATACCCCTAACACTAGGGCCAACGCTTCACGCTACAGTTGGGAATAATTCCTTTCCGCTTTGGTAAGTCTTCGAGAGCGAAAACCTATAGGCTTGTCAACATTGCCAGTGCGATGGGACAGTACCGCTACGATTCCGTTCGGTGACGTATCGCAGTCCAAGCACAGTGGCAGGGAGGGATCGAAGGGAGTGAGCATTTTGGCATTGCAtaaagtattttttttacttctgaaATACTTCCCGTTGTTGACAGCACCAATTCCAGCGACGTTCTTTCGTTAGCAGATCGTAGAGCGGGGATAGCAGACTGGCCATATTGGGAAGGAACTTACTATAATACGTGAGAAGACCCAAGTAGGAACGCAGTTCACTCACGTCCTTGGGTGTTGGCGCCTTCACGATAGCGTCCATGTTCTTCTCCAGAGGTTGCAGCCCTCCCGTACTGATCTTGTGGCCAAGGTACGAAACCTCAGGCATCCTGAAGGTGCACTTGTCCTTCCTTAGCTTGACGCCGTACTCTCGAAAACGTTGAAGAACTGCCTTGAGGTTCTTTCCGCCGTCATTCCACTTCTCGGCAACCAGAACGTCGTCCAAGTACGCCTGGATTCCCGGCAATCCGTTCAGGACGCTGTCTATTATTCACTGAAAGATAGCTGGGGCCGAAGACACACCTAATGGCAGGCGATTAAAGCAGAATAATGCCCGATGTGTGTTAATGAGCATCAGCTTCTTTGACTGCTCATCCAGGATAACCTGGTTGTAGGCGTCTCGAAGGTCTAATGTGCTGTAAACGTCACCCTCGTACAGTGCAGCAAAAAGGTCATTGATTACCGGGAGTGGGTACTGCTCCGTCACACAGCTGGCATTTACCGTTAGCTTCTAATCGCCATACAATCGAACTGTTCCGTCTTTCTTCATTACCAGAACTATCGGCGTCGCCTACTCCGAGTGAGCCACAGGGGACAGTACTCCGGATTTAACAAGCCTGTCCAGCTCGTTAGAAACCTTTTCTCCCATTGCACATGGAAGTGGCCTGGCTTTGAATAACTTTGGAACCGCATCTTCCTTCATGTATAGATGAGCGGGCGGAACCTTGAACAGACCCAGTTCAGGTGCAAACACGTCCTCGTACTCACACAGGATCGCTTGCAAGTTTAACCCTTGTTCCTTAATGCTGGACACGCTCAAAACCTTAAGGAGGGAAGAGTGCTGTAAAGTGAAAAcgacaatgaagaaaaaaaaaacgcgttcgcCGTGACGCGAGACTGACGTCATCACACACGCCGGAGCGGTTCCAGAACGTCTGAAGAAAAGGGCTTTCACCGAAAAAACGGGTGCAGTGTACCCGTTCTTGTGTGAGCGTTATTATGCTCCTGGCCGTCGGGGCGGATACCGTTCCCGCCCAGTAGCAGTCATAACAATTGAGTTATAACAAATAATAatgaacttcgctcgctgctgggaCTCGCACGCTTCTACTCCAAGTTCATCCCGCATTTTTCTGATGTTCTGGAGCCAATCCGTGCTTTGCTTCGAGGAAATACGCCTTTTGCTTGGACTGCGGCAGCACAAAGCGACTTGGAGCAGCTGAAAACGTTGATAACATCTTGCGAAGTTCGCCTTTTTGATCCTCAGTCACCTGCATACGTTACAACTGATGTATCAGGATATGGATTAGGTGCTGTACTGCAGTAGGATAACGGAAAATCACTGCGAACTGTCGCGTTCGCCTCACGTGCTCTCCAACCGCATGAACGGAAGTACTCGGTCTGTGAACGTAAGGCCCTTGCGTGCGTCTAGGTCTGCGAGCACTGACACGTTTACCCGTGGGGCCCACCTTTCATCTTGCGGACACATCACGCTGCTTTGGTTATGCTCCTTTCGACGAAATGCATATCACCGTCCGTTAAGGATTGTGCGCTGGTCATCACTGTTGCAGTGCTACAACTACATCATGGAATACAGGAAGGGTAGCGAAGACGTCGCGGATGACGCACTCTCCCGGCTGCCCGTATAAAGTTTCATCTGCCATGCACCCGACGAAGAAATTGTCTCTTGTCCCCAGTAGTTACCATGGAAGAGCTTCAAGAAGCAAGTGCCGCCGATCGGGCTATCTCTCAAGTTAACCAGTTTACCTTCTTAGCGCCTTGGCCTGACAAGAAATCTTTGTCAAAGAGCTGCTACCTTACTTTCACGTGCGATCTGAACACTCCGTTGTTAGCGACATTTTGTGCCAGGGCGACAGGATTGTCGTGCCTACAACTTTGACCCGCCCTCTCATGGATCTGGCTCATGAATCACACCCAGGAATTAGTCGTACCCATGCTCGTCTTAGAGAGTCGTATTGGTGGCCATGCATGGATAATCACATTGAAGATTTTATGCGCACATGTGTAacctgccagtcatgtgacaAATCAACAAGTACACCTGCAGCTCCAATGCAACCCGTCACTCTTCCCGAGGAAGCCTGGGAAAAAGTCGCTATCGACATTGTgggacctttcacgcaagctTCAGCTGACTGCCGTTTTGCCATTACAATTACTGACTATTACAGCAAGTGGCCAGAAGTGCCTTTCGTACTGGATGCGACCACGTCTACAGTGGGAAAATTCCTACTTGAACTTTTTGCAAAAGAATGATATCCACGTGGTATCGTATCTGATCATGAGCCACAATTTTCTTCAGCGAATTTCGAAGACTTTCTCACAGAGCGCAGAATCATGCATTTCAACTCTTCTGTGTATTACTGGCAAGCGACTGGTTTGGTTGAAAGATTTAACACAGTATTAAAGTGATATATTCAATTCGCCCTGTTAGAACGTCCTGATATAAGAACAGACATGACTGATTACCTGCAAACATATCGCTGTACGCCTCGTGCGACTACAGGTGTTGCACCCGCTGTTCTTCTTCATGGACGCCAAGCTCGAACCAGACTTGACATTGTGAGATTTCCTGACAAATTTTCAGCATGGACAATTTAAAGGCGCTACAGCATTTGCGAGAGCGCATCAAGAACAAACAAATGAAATCGAAGAGCTACACCGATGAAAAACGCGTTGCCAAGGAACCCAACTTCGTCGTTGGTGATTAAGTGCGGCTTAAATTACCTGCAGTTCATCTGAAGCTATCTCCACAGTTTTCTGCGCCCAAGAAGATTATTGCAAAACGCGGACCCGCCTTTTACCTATTGGAAGATGGGCGTGTGCGGAATGCTTCCAAATTAGCGGCCGTTCACCGTGAAGCTATCAGCAGAATGAAATTTGGTACCTCTTCTGTCATGAACTGGTCACTGGCATCCGATTATTCAGCCATTGCGGCTGCAAATCATCCGTCACAACCTGACACATCAAGCGCTGATAACTGTGAAAATGCACCCCTGAACCGTGAACCATGCACCTGCTACAGAGCGCACGCAACAAGGTTCATTTAATTTGCCAGAATGCCAAGCGCGCGTGTGAAACGCCCGTAACAAGAAGATACCGAACAAGCTGCAGGCCAATGTTAGCCAATGACGGACAACCATTTTTCCTTTTCGATGTTACATAAGGCGTCACTGTCTACTGCAGCGCTGTTAGAAGGCGCGTGCTTGGAGCCGcctgaaaagaaggaaaagaggaTGAAATAAATGGAGGGACTGAGTAATGTCTCCATTAATATCGTACTGCACGATATAACAGctacgtcacgctgataacgcgcaagccgttcgtgacctggaagtaccgggcttgcaagcaaggcagatgacgattatcgttgtcgTCTGCTTATCGAAGgtcatcatcgttatcatcatcgtcgtcgacAGCCGCGCGCAACACGCTCGCGCCGTGGGGATCTTGGCCGAGGCCGCCGCCTCAGCTCCACAAACAAGCCTCCCGCCCCTCCACCCAATACCGGTGAACGTCGAGGGTGGTCTGTAGCACGTAGCTAGCACGCACAACCTGCCATGGAGCCCATGTTCGCGCATGCCCGCTCGCTACGGCTGTGGTGGACGGCCAGTCGCTTCCCGCTGCCGCTGCTCTGGGCAAACGGCAGCCAGCTGTGCCGCCTTGAAGATCTGCCGCCGGAGCAGCCCCACAATCCATACATCCTGACGGGATACCGCCGATGCCTCAGCCGCACCGACTGCCTCCTGAGCGTACTGCAGTGTCACAACGAGACGGGGAACATCTGGAGCAACCTGCTGGCTCTGGCGATCCTCTTCGCGCTCCTGGTCGAAGACCACGCCGGGGGCCGCTTCGCGCGCTTGGGCGTCGGGCTCGCGCACCGGGCTCTGCTCACCGCCATGACGCTGGCGTACGCCGCCATGCTGCTGCTGTCGGCCGTGTACCACACGTTCAACTGCACGGCCGAGGCCCGCTCCTGGTACCGACTCGACTTCGCCGGCGTCTGCCTCAGCGTGGTCGGCTACGTCCTCGGATTCACGGCGCTCCAGTTCCGGGGCGCCTGGCGCGTCGCCCACCTGGCGGCCGCCATCTTGGCCGCCACTCCATCGCTGGTGCTCGCGGCGGCGGCTCGCTTCCGAGACCGGCGCCACGACGCGGCCAGGGTCAGAGCCATGGGCGGGTTCGCGCTGTACAGCCTGCTGCCGCTGTCCCACCACGCGGCGTACGGGGACCCGCGGCTCGTGGGTTGCACGCTGCCGGGTCACCTGACGGTGCTGGGACTCCTGGCGCTGTCGCTGTTCATCTACGTGAAGAAGCTGCCCGAGCGCCGGTGGCCGGGCTCCGTGGACCTTCTGGGCTCGAGCCATCAGATCTGGCACGTGGGCGTCGGCGTCTGCGTGCTCTTGTCGCACGAGCTCCAGTTGGTCTACGTGACGTCACCGCCTTAGCCGACGCGTTGCTTCGACGGTGTTTTCGTGCGCGCGTGTGAGATCGCGAAGCCATATTTGTGCTGTCGTGCGCGAACGCTACGTCTGTGCGGTCGAAGAAGTTTCAATTTGCTTCGAAGGCAGTGCAGATAGGAGCGATGACATTGCCTTTTCCTTCGGCAACAATTAATATATAGCATTGCAGAGCGGCTTCAAATCCGCGATTGCTACATATGTCTATAGTGTAATTATATAATAGAAAGACTAATTAAGTGATATTACACTGAGGTAATCCATTATTAATAGCGATCTCTGCCCGCCTCTGATAACGCGACGCCGAAGGATGTGCTTTATATTGTCTCCTCtgcgctgtcttcaagaaaattGGTTAAACTCTGCCGGAGCAGTTTGTGGCGCGGATTTGCGCCACTACCGACTGAAACGGCTTCAGCACCACGATCTCTCGTCGCAACTATATACTCACTGTGATGTATCCACGGCTTCAACCTCCACATCGGATTATAGTGCGTGATGATTTCGTCGAAGTGCGATCGCCTTGAGGAAATACACTCGCGAGTAGTGATGTCTACCCTAAAACGTTCATTCTGTAAACGTGTATGGTCCGCGTGCGACAAAGTAGTGCGTACAAGTCTTTTTGGAGTTACAAGCACGATGGCTGTGAGACACCGATATAAAGACGTACGTAAGTCGACCCTTACGAAAGCCGTAATTCTGCGGTCTTTTTTTACTGACTTCTAGTTGGCGTTTGTACGTAGTTATTTCTAGATGCAATCGAATATCATGCATGGATTTTCAAGTATATGCGATTCTTTTCCCCGGGACCATAATGTAACTGGAGATTCTGCCAAACGTAAATCTAGCCAGGTAAGCACACGAACTTTGGCAACACATTTTTTTATTGATTATTTTTTCCAACCTGCTGGTCGAAGTTTAGTAGATAATGTCAAATTGACACGATTGCACGGAGACGTTATCGCGATTATTGTGTATTACGATCACGTGATTCCTGCTTTCCCGCACAATGCGGTGCTAGGAGCGGGGGGTGGGGGAGGAGGGATGGTAGGTTTGCGATAGTGCCTCATGGTGTGGCACAGTAAGGgcactgaagaagaggagaacgaggttcgtctcgacATCGCGCGTCACCGCTTGCGCTTCGTAAAGTGCAAATGCCTGGATcttcattcagcgtgtatactacagcagggtatacgcgacaatttggtggagcttgcggGGTACACTCAACTTACGCAGGAGACCCCAGCAGCAATAACCTCGCcccacaattggagttgactccagcgcacaagccggcgaatccgaggcctcgccccagaatttggaaacacCTCCgggaaaaagtgatgactgcgaccactgtG
Above is a genomic segment from Dermacentor andersoni chromosome 8, qqDerAnde1_hic_scaffold, whole genome shotgun sequence containing:
- the LOC126529058 gene encoding progestin and adipoQ receptor family member 3-like, with amino-acid sequence MEPMFAHARSLRLWWTASRFPLPLLWANGSQLCRLEDLPPEQPHNPYILTGYRRCLSRTDCLLSVLQCHNETGNIWSNLLALAILFALLVEDHAGGRFARLGVGLAHRALLTAMTLAYAAMLLLSAVYHTFNCTAEARSWYRLDFAGVCLSVVGYVLGFTALQFRGAWRVAHLAAAILAATPSLVLAAAARFRDRRHDAARVRAMGGFALYSLLPLSHHAAYGDPRLVGCTLPGHLTVLGLLALSLFIYVKKLPERRWPGSVDLLGSSHQIWHVGVGVCVLLSHELQLVYVTSPP